GATATATTGAACGGGCATGTTTTGATAGTTTTGAGATGTATTTGTTTAAATTCAAGTGTTTAGATGTTATTTAACCGCTGAAACTCCCGCATTTATTCGTTTAAAAGAATAAGAACGAAGAGTCTCTTCTAATAATATCATCGACTTTGCCGTTCAATTAATCAATTTTAACCGAAAAAATATCGAAAATAACTATCAATAAGACCGCATATTCTGCCGTTCAAATAAAAATTAATTTTTAAACTTTAACTTTAAAGAATTTAATAAAAAACATCAAATCCCCCTTTGTAGATTAAAAGATGAAGATGAGTATCAAAAATACCTGATTGTTAAAGATAAAGTCCACTACATTGTCCAGTGGCATCAGCAAATTTATTTTTTTTATAAATATTTATAAAAAATAAATTTTGCTTGTGCCCTCAGTCAACTTTAAATCTTATTTTAAACATATTTTTTAAATTAAACCTTGTATCAATAAGGGGTGCATGTATTTTTTTAAAATTTACATTTTAGTCCTCTTATATCGTCTAAAGTCCACTCTTTAATGATCCGGTACTCTTTTTCTTTCCTATTATTGACTCTTACAGGTTTAACTTCAACATCAAATATATCGTGTAAGTCTTTAACTATACCTCTAATATCATTAACATTATATAACTTTCCATATTTTCTATTGAAATCTATCATCAAATCTATCAACATTTCCTTCGTCAAAACAGGAGTCTCTAATGATCTTACGCTATCTCTTAACCATATAAATCTCTTATACTTATCATCATTTTGAACATACAATCCTTTAGCTTCCAACTTTAAATTATGATAAGTTCGTCGTATTGAACTTATATTATCCTTATTATATGTAACAATCAATTTCAAATCATCCGTATTTACTTCTAACCCTACACAGTATTTAAATAAGATTTTATTACATTCACCTTCGGATAAAATATCGTGAAAACGGCCATTTATTTTATGTTCTTTAATATTAAATCTTGATTCAAGTTTTTCAAAAGAGCTATTCTGTTTCAGGTAATCCTTGACTAAAATTTCAGATTCATTGCTCTTGAAAAGCATCTTTAAAACTTTAAATATATTAGCTTTAACTTCATCTTTAAATTTAGCACTCGCTTCATCTAAAGTTGATTTGTCGATAGTTTCAATCAATCCATCTACTGATATTTCATCTACCTTAAAATTATATCCAAAGTCTTCTTTTTCCATGAATTGTTTTATAAAATCAAAATCATAACACATCTTTCTGGTTTCAATCTCTTGTATTTTTTCCAAAATTGCTTCTTCAGAGATTTCTCCATCTTTATCTAATAAGGTATATAAGTCTTTCAGAAGAATATGTCCTAAATTTTGGAATATCCCATTCCTCATCAATATTTCTTCTCTAACTTTATCGTAGAACTCCTTTTGTTTTAACGCCAATCCATGGTATGTTCTGAGAAAAGCTTCTGTAGATTTTTTCTCGTAATGTTTTGAGTTCGTGCTTTTATTACCGGATATTAATACATAATAATTCTGATAACCGTTTCTAAATCTTGATGGGAACTGGATTAAATCGGTGCTTGATTTAATGTTGATAAGATAAATATTGCCGATTTTATTATCCACAATATTAACCCCATCGACAATCAGGTTAGTTGTAAACAACATCCCACCATTCCTATATATCCCATTCCCAGTGAGCATTTCCAGATTAGTCAGATTGGCATACACAGGGCTTTCACCTTTCTTTTTGGCATGTAACACATACGTCTCAATACTTGGTTTATCCAAATTAATAATCTTCTCCAGCTTTCTCAAATACGTTTTACTTTTGATATAAACAACGTCAATTGTGCCTTCTTGATATTGATTCAATATAATATTAGCTAACAATGGCAATGAATTTTTGCCATATTTGATGATTTTGCAGTTCTTTTTAGTAGCATTGAGTTTCTTCATTTTTATGACTAAATCAACATCATTATAGTTTATATATTCAGGAGTAGCTGTCACATATATTCGAGATTTGCATTGCTTAGCGAGTTTTTTCAAATTGAATAACTGCTCAGACCTAAACTCGTTATGGTTGACTAAATTATGCGCTTCATCAACAACCATGATATAATCTTCTGGATTTATATTATCGTCAACTATCGGAGCCTTATCATAGGTCATAAAAATAGAACCTTCTACTGGAACATTTCTATCGCTTCCGCACATTCCTGTCAGTATATCAGGCTCAGAATGATTATGTTTACCCTGCAAAACCTGTGATGTGTAAGACAGCGCTATAATCATTTTAGCCAATTTCATCTTAGCCATCTGATAGAACATTGAAGTTTTACCTATCCCTGTTGGTGCTGTCACCACTATTTTAGTTTGTTTAAATTCGATATTCTTATCGATAACTTTTTTAATCTCATCAGATACTTGAATAACCTGTTTTGTAGTAGGATAATTATCACACTCAAATGTAATGGAATTATTCGGCAAGGTAGTAGATATTGAAATATCGATAATTGTTTTTTTAAATCCAATACTATCCATCAAAACATCAAATTTTTCAGCGTCATATTTACAGAGGTATTGGCCAAAACTCATTACCTCACCTGTGTGGAAATCCTGAACAGAATACCCGCTCCATTTATTGTTTTTATTTTCATTGTTATTAA
The Desulfobacterales bacterium genome window above contains:
- a CDS encoding DEAD/DEAH box helicase family protein, with product MPVEVLNKYEEKKTKKPKLEIMQYETQHINIAPTSSYTKYEFSGCPEYNECLNLSSSDEIPFLAANTVREFISNNLTPSRKRYCQKKDDKGNQRVISSSQENKEVLRYMFEYGVPNEINKQIKILFPDVSKLFDLIGIEYSNAPKPDYINFFSLAIDDGHNPDAVLFFNNNENKNNKWSGYSVQDFHTGEVMSFGQYLCKYDAEKFDVLMDSIGFKKTIIDISISTTLPNNSITFECDNYPTTKQVIQVSDEIKKVIDKNIEFKQTKIVVTAPTGIGKTSMFYQMAKMKLAKMIIALSYTSQVLQGKHNHSEPDILTGMCGSDRNVPVEGSIFMTYDKAPIVDDNINPEDYIMVVDEAHNLVNHNEFRSEQLFNLKKLAKQCKSRIYVTATPEYINYNDVDLVIKMKKLNATKKNCKIIKYGKNSLPLLANIILNQYQEGTIDVVYIKSKTYLRKLEKIINLDKPSIETYVLHAKKKGESPVYANLTNLEMLTGNGIYRNGGMLFTTNLIVDGVNIVDNKIGNIYLINIKSSTDLIQFPSRFRNGYQNYYVLISGNKSTNSKHYEKKSTEAFLRTYHGLALKQKEFYDKVREEILMRNGIFQNLGHILLKDLYTLLDKDGEISEEAILEKIQEIETRKMCYDFDFIKQFMEKEDFGYNFKVDEISVDGLIETIDKSTLDEASAKFKDEVKANIFKVLKMLFKSNESEILVKDYLKQNSSFEKLESRFNIKEHKINGRFHDILSEGECNKILFKYCVGLEVNTDDLKLIVTYNKDNISSIRRTYHNLKLEAKGLYVQNDDKYKRFIWLRDSVRSLETPVLTKEMLIDLMIDFNRKYGKLYNVNDIRGIVKDLHDIFDVEVKPVRVNNRKEKEYRIIKEWTLDDIRGLKCKF